One window of Trifolium pratense cultivar HEN17-A07 linkage group LG5, ARS_RC_1.1, whole genome shotgun sequence genomic DNA carries:
- the LOC123884078 gene encoding pentatricopeptide repeat-containing protein At5g66520-like, with the protein MLIKTCVPASGKRVIQEHVFSLLQTCKTETNIVQIHSQVVLNGLSHKNNIITKLLSFYAVFGKLQLAHKLFIKINNPKTTVWNHMIRGYASSHTPWKSVQYYNQMLSTESEPDGFTYSFLLSACVRGGLVREGEQVHAIVLAKGYCSDVFVNTNLINFYADRGGVEQARYVFDDMTQRSVVSWNSILAGYVRCGDFDAATKVFEEMPLRNVVSWTTMIAGCAQNGKSVQALSLFGQMRRAHVELDQVALVAALSACAELGDLKLGRWIHWYVQKRQQQPSVRLNNALMHMYASCGIIDEAYQMFTKMSRKTTVSWTIMIMAFAKQGLGKEALDLFKDMLSDGVGKSGVRPDGTTFIGVLCACSHAGFVEEGRRIFESMIHTWRISPQIEHYGCMVDLLSRAGCLDEACGLIETMPFKPNDAIWGALLGGCRIHKNSELASRVAKKLVAELDNTDQAAGYLVLLSNIYAFAERWQDVIAVRQKMIEMGVKKPPGQSWTQINGVVHNFVVGDMTHKHSSLIYETLCEITEQARMEGYKPDIAEILLDVEG; encoded by the coding sequence ATGTTGATTAAAACTTGTGTTCCTGCAAGCGGGAAAAGAGTTATTCAAGAGCATGTCTTCTCGTTACTTCAAACCTGCAAAACCGAAACTAATATCGTTCAAATTCATAGCCAAGTAGTTCTCAATGGCCTCTCTCACAAGAATAATATCATCACCAAGCTTCTTTCATTCTATGCAGTCTTTGGTAAACTCCAACTTGCCCACAAACTTTTCATTAAAATCAATAATCCAAAAACCACCGTTTGGAACCACATGATTAGAGGCTATGCTAGCAGCCATACACCTTGGAAATCTGTTCAATATTACAACCAAATGTTGTCAACTGAGTCTGAACCTGACGGGTTCACATACTCGTTTCTCTTGAGTGCTTGTGTGCGAGGTGGGTTGGTAAGAGAAGGGGAACAAGTGCATGCGATTGTTTTGGCAAAAGGGTATTGCTCAGATGTGTTTGTGAACACtaatttgataaatttttatgcAGATCGAGGTGGTGTAGAGCAAGCACGCTATGTGTTTGATGATATGACTCAAAGAAGTGTTGTTAGCTGGAATTCTATACTTGCTGGGTACGTTAGGTGTGGTGATTTTGATGCTGCGACAAAGGTTTTTGAAGAAATGCCACTTAGAAATGTTGTTTCTTGGACGACCATGATTGCTGGGTGTGCTCAGAATGGGAAATCTGTACAAGCTTTGTCGTTGTTTGGTCAGATGAGGAGAGCACATGTGGAATTGGATCAGGTGGCGTTGGTGGCAGCTTTATCAGCATGCGCTGAATTAGGGGATCTGAAGTTAGGAAGATGGATCCATTGGTATGTTCAAAAGAGGCAACAACAACCCTCTGTCCGCTTGAATAATGCACTCATGCACATGTATGCTAGTTGTGGAATCATTGATGAAGCTTATCAAATGTTTACCAAGATGTCTCGGAAAACCACTGTGTCTTGGACTATCATGATCATGGCTTTTGCAAAACAAGGTCTTGGGAAGGAAGCACTTGATCTGTTTAAAGATATGCTTAGTGATGGCGTGGGGAAAAGTGGGGTAAGGCCTGATGGAACAACCTTCATTGGAGTTCTTTGTGCTTGTAGTCATGCCGGGTTTGTAGAAGAAGGACGCAGAATTTTTGAATCGATGATACATACTTGGAGAATCAGCCCACAGATTGAACACTACGGATGCATGGTTGATCTCTTGAGCCGTGCAGGTTGCTTAGATGAAGCATGTGGACTAATTGAAACTATGCCTTTTAAGCCTAATGATGCAATATGGGGCGCCCTTCTTGGTGGTTGTCGAATACACAAGAATTCAGAGCTAGCATCACGAGTTGCAAAGAAGTTAGTTGCTGAGCTCGACAACACTGATCAGGCTGCAGGCTATCTTGTGCTCTTGTCGAACATATATGCTTTTGCCGAAAGGTGGCAGGATGTTATTGCAGTGAGACAGAAAATGATTGAGATGGGTGTGAAAAAACCTCCAGGCCAAAGTTGGACCCAAATTAATGGGGTTGTTCATAATTTTGTGGTGGGTGATATGACTCATAAGCATTCATCTTTAATTTATGAAACCCTTTGTGAGATTACTGAGCAAGCCCGTATGGAAGGCTATAAACCAGACATAGCAGAGATTCTCTTGGATGTTGAGGGGTAG
- the LOC123884081 gene encoding protein NEN1-like yields the protein MDSLPLSDDRSEIVFFDVETTIPGQGQPFAILEFGAILVCPRKLTELRNYTSLVQPADLSLISEKSKQCNGISREAVENAPTFADIAPAVYNLLHGRIWAGHNILKFDCVRISNAFAAIKHSQPKPKGTIDSLVLLTQKFGKRAGNMKMATLATYFGLGQQTHRSLDDVRMNLEVLKCCATVLFLESSLPDILAEKCWVSPNAVTRSRNNGKSRPEGGLSNMNKDSVLVSSPETIDKNHPILSLAPSNTKLVVSNVAHSSNAQSDSFSSRDPQDKNNRESIGKDVAMDEKPMQYPPDSSAFSSMPQACSSSIAILEPEKICISSIDASLVPFYRASQKIELHHDGFPFQLHCSGLKVRFGISTKFVDSAGRPRLNFVVDPLPSLCNVLDACDNVARKLSLESGSGSDWRPIVTRKEGFFNYPTIRLHIPTTVCEEISIYTTEIYQKESSGFVQRLLKFDTTELDSLFKPGTFVDAVFSLDPYDYHQNAGIKLVAKKLIIHCM from the exons atggattcTCTTCCTCTCAGCGATGATCGATCTGAGATTGTGTTCTTCGACGTAGAAACCACCATTCCGGGACAAGGTCAGCCTTTTGCAATTTTAGAATTCGGAGCTATTCTGGTGTGTCCTAGGAAACTGACGGAGCTTCGAAACTACACATCTTTGGTCCAACCTGCTGACCTTTCACTCATTTCTGAGAAATCGAAGCAATGTAATGGAATCAGCCGCGAAGCTGTTGAAAATGCGCCTACTTTCGCTGATATTGCTCCTGCAGTCTACAATCTTCTTCACG GGAGGATTTGGGCGGGTCataatatcttaaaatttgatTGTGTGAGGATTAGTAATGCTTTTGCTGCGATTAAACATTCACAGCCTAAACCTAAGGGTACAATTGATTCTTTGGTTTTGTTGACACAAAAGTTTGGAAAAAGAGCCGGTAACATGAAG ATGGCTACTCTTGCTACCTATTTTGGTCTTGGACAACAGACACACAG GAGCTTAGATGATGTTCGGATGAATCTTGAAGTTCTCAAATGCTGCGCAACAGTTCTATTCTTG GAATCAAGTCTCCCAGATATATTGGCTGAAAAATGTTGGGTTTCACCAAATGCTGTTACAAGAAGCCGCAATAATGGGAAATCTCGACCAGAAGGGGGTTTGTCAAATATGAATAAGGATTCTGTGTTGGTATCATCTCCTGAAACTATAGATAAAAATCATCCAATCCTTTCTCTTGCACCAAGCAACACAAAATTGGTTGTCTCAAATGTTGCACATTCCAGTAATGCTCAATCAGATTCTTTTAGCTCTCGTGATCCTCAGGATAAAAATAATAGAGAATCCATTGGGAAAGATGTTGCCATGGATGAAAAACCCATGCAATATCCACCTGATTCATCAGCCTTTTCTTCTATGCCCCAGGCTTGCAGCAGCTCTATTGCTATTTTAGAGCCAGAAAAAATATGTATTTCTTCCATTGATGCATCTCTTGTTCCATTTTATCGCGCCAGTCAAAAGATAGAATTGCATCATGATGGCTTCCCATTTCAGCTTCATTGTTCTGGTTTGAAAGTGCGGTTTGGAATAAGCACAAAATTTGTTGATAGTGCTGGTCGGCCACGGTTAAATTTTGTGGTTGATCCATTACCAAGTTTATGTAATGTTCTTGATGCATGTGACAATGTTGCCCGTAAGTTATCCTTGGAATCTGGTAGCGGCTCTGATTGGAGGCCAATTGTTACTAGGAAAGAGGGCTTCTTCAACTATCCTACTATAAGATTACA TATACCTACAACAGTATGCGAAGAGATTTCCATTTACACAACTGAAATATATCAAAAAGAATCATCTGGGTTTGTGCAAAGGCTTCTTAAGTTCGACACTACAGAACTTGATTCCTTGTTCAAACCTGGGACATTTGTTGATGCAGTCTTCTCCTTGGATCCGTATGACTATCATCAGAATGCAGGGATTAAATTAGTCGCCAAGAAATTGATCATTCATTGCATGTAG
- the LOC123884032 gene encoding two-component response regulator-like APRR1, with protein sequence MEIEELIDLNSKESNCGGNNSKNGDGFIDRSKVRILLCDNDSKSSEEVFTLLLNCSYQVTSVRSARQVIDALNAEGQYIDIILAEVDLPTKKGMKMLKYIARDKELRRIPIIMMSAQDEVSIVVKCLRLGAADYLVKPLRTNELLNLWTHMWRRRRMLGLTENNICSYDFDMVASDPSDANTNSTTLLSDDTDDRSKRSTNPEPVIPIQQEQEASSATAAASAAAAASVIEELPYARASEYQPDVPGISDRRTGSLGQHPPCNRVTDGSFDGHFSSGPKKSELRIGESSAFLTYVKTTTKKSNFEETAHVDNNGTSQARVEDMMNQACSQQGGNDLIRHENGEMFESHSQDDLPRSNSIPDSFSVDRSCTPPASMEVSQQNNYNEEHPHGVVHPRNGSYGSQLDQSGMHAQHAYPYYTPGGFNHVMMSSAQMYQKNIQDLQSHVSSSMIAQYNNVPQCPPHATGMTPFPYFPMSICLQTGQVSTGHSWPSLGSSTSCEANLRKVDRREAALMKFRQKRKERCFDKKIRYVNRKQLAERRPRVRGQFVRKLNGINVDLNGQPASTDYDNDEEEEDESNDVRDSSPKDA encoded by the exons TTACGTCTGTAAGATCAGCAAGGCAAGTTATTGATGCATTGAATGCGGAAGGGCAATATATAGATATCATACTAGCTGAAGTTGACCTTCCAACCAAAAAGGGCATGAAGATGTTGAAATACATAGCACGGGATAAAGAATTGCGCCGAATCCCTATTATAA tGATGTCTGCACAAGACGAGGTATCAATTGTTGTTAAGTGCTTAAGACTCGGAGCAGCAGATTATCTAGTAAAGCCTTTACGCACTAATGAACTATTGAATTTGTGGACACACATGTGGAGACGGAGACGGATG CTTGGACTTACAGAGAACAACATCTGTAGTTATGATTTTGATATGGTAGCATCAGACCCAAGTGATGCCAATACAAACAGTACCACCTTGTTATCTGATGACACAGATGACCGGTCCAAAAGAAGCACTAATCCAGAGCCTGTAATTCCAATCCAACAAGAACAAGAG GCCAGTAGTGCCACTGCTGCTGcttctgctgctgctgctgcttctGTTATTGAGGAGCTTCCATATGCTCGTGCATCAGAATATCAGCCTGATGTACCCGGAATTAGTGATCGGAGAACAG GTTCTTTAGGACAACATCCACCATGCAACAGAGTTACAGATGGTAGCTTTGATG GACATTTTTCATCAGGTCCAAAGAAGAGTGAACTAAGAATTGGAGAGTCATCAGCCTTTCTTACTTATGTCAAAACAACAACCAAGAAGAGCAACTTTGAAGAGACTGCTCATGTCGATAATAATGGTACTTCACAAGCAAGGGTGGAAGATATGATGAATCAAGCATGTTCTCAACAAGGGGGTAATGACCTTATAAGACATGAAAATGGAGAAATGTTTGAAAGCCATTCACAAGATGACTTACCTAGAAGCAATAGTATCCCCGATTCTTTCTCTGTTGACAGATCATGTACCCCACCTGCATCAATGGAGGTTTCACAGCAAAATAATTACAATGAAGAACATCCACATGGGGTGGTTCATCCAAGAAACGGAAGTTATGGTTCTCAGCTCGACCAATCAGGCATGCATGCCCAACATGCTTATCCATATTATACACCAGGAGGTTTTAATCATGTTATGATGTCATCAGCACAAATGTATCAAAAGAATATTCAGGACCTTCAGAGTCATGTTAGTTCATCTATGATTGCCCAGTACAATAACGTTCCCCAATGTCCACCTCATGCAACTGGGATGACACCGTTCCCGTATTTTCCAATGAGTATTTGTTTACAAACTGGTCAGGTTTCTACAGGCCATTCATGGCCATCATTAGGAAGTTCAACTTCGTGTGAAGCAAACTTAAGAAAAGTTGATAGGAGAGAAGCAGCATTAATGAAGTTTAGACAGAAAAGAAAAGAGCGATGCTTTGATAAGAAAATTAGGTATGTCAATCGGAAACAACTTGCAGAAAGGCGACCTCGTGTTAGGGGACAGTTTGTGAGAAAGTTGAATGGTATTAACGTGGATCTAAATGGACAACCTGCTTCCACCGACTATGATAAtgatgaggaggaggaggatgaaAGCAATGATGTGAGAGATTCCTCTCCTAAGGATGCTTGA